The DNA window TCCTGGGCATGGCGCTGCTGCTGATCGATCCCGAATTCATGACTCAGGAGATCGGAGAGGACGCGGCCTTCCTCAACTACATAGACATCGCATGGCTCTCGGCCTCGATGGGGGTTGTGGCCGGCGCCATCGGGTCCAATTTCGACGACGACGCCGACCTGAAGAACCTGACCCAGGGCTCCCGTGAGGCCCAGCGCTACCCGCGCGACGAGGCGCAGCGCTGAGCTCAGCTGTGCCGCAGAGCAGTGATGTCGCGCTGGCCGCGCCTGCCGCGCTGGCGGCGTCGGTGGTGACTATTGGGCTGCCAGGTTGATGATCGCGATGCCGAGGAAGGCGCCGATGACGGCCCATACCACGATGGAGACGAACATCCAGAGCAGCACCGCATTGCGGTTGGCACCGAAGGAGACCATCAGGGGAGCGGTGAACTGGCTGGGCAGCGCCAGCGGTCCCAGCAGGGCCACACCCGGAACGCCGAAGCGGTCGAAGGTGCGCTTGGCCTTCTCCCTGCGCTTCTGCTGACGCGGGGTCCTCGGCTTGGGCTCCTGCCGTGCGGTCACTGCGCTGCGGGTCCCGTGGGCGGCGAAGACCAGTACGGCCACGCAGAGGAAGTTGCCGATGGCCCCCAGCAGCACGGCCAGGAAGAAGGGCATCTCGATCAGTACGCCCACCAGTCCGGCACCGTAGGCCTCCAGGAGCGGGATCGCGCCGATGGCGATCACGCCCAGCCACTGCACGGCTGCGCCCAGCGCATCAGCCCAGTCGCGCATGGAGCCGATCCAGGTGTCACCCAGGAGGTCCTCCTGGGTGGGGCCGGTGGAGGCGAGCACGGTCAGCGAGTCGGTCAGTGCAGGCAGTGATTCGATCATGTCCTCATTCTTTCGGAGGAGGGGCGCGGCGTCCTCCCCCTGACGGGGGATTCTCGGGATGATCTCGGGCGTCGACGCTCCGGCCGGCCAGCGAGCTCCCGCCCGCGACGCCCCGGTTGCCACACCCGGCCCGCGGCCCCGTCTGAGGTGCCGCATGTGGCCGAGATCCCAAAAAATGCACTTGTGCAGAATCGGCGCGAGTGCATAAAATGCACGAGTGCAAGAAAATTCTCCCGATGTTCTGACCCAACGCGAACGCAATCAACGAGACACGTGGAACGCCATCTATGAGGCGGCCCATACCTTCGCGCGGGACGAGGGCCTCGGGGCGGCCACAGTGGAGGCCGTGGCGGCACAGGCCGGAATCTCCCGGCGCACCTTCTTCAACTATTTCCCCACCAAGGAGGACGCCATCCTGGGCACCCGCCTGCCGTGGTTGGACGAGACTGTGGTGGAGCGGCTGACCACCTCGGAGGAGGACGAGCTCACCCGCACGGTCCATGCCTTCGTCTCCGTGCTGCGCACAGCACTGACCGAGGAGACGGCAGTGCGACGCCGCGAGATCGTCGCCCAGCACCCCAGTCTGCGCGGGCGGCTGGGCCAGCTGATCACCAAGGTGGAGGAGCTGGTCCGCGAGGCCATGCAGGAGGCCGCCGCGCGCCGGGAGGATGCCGGTGACCCC is part of the Nesterenkonia lacusekhoensis genome and encodes:
- a CDS encoding small multi-drug export protein; the encoded protein is MIESLPALTDSLTVLASTGPTQEDLLGDTWIGSMRDWADALGAAVQWLGVIAIGAIPLLEAYGAGLVGVLIEMPFFLAVLLGAIGNFLCVAVLVFAAHGTRSAVTARQEPKPRTPRQQKRREKAKRTFDRFGVPGVALLGPLALPSQFTAPLMVSFGANRNAVLLWMFVSIVVWAVIGAFLGIAIINLAAQ
- a CDS encoding TetR/AcrR family transcriptional regulator, translated to MQENSPDVLTQRERNQRDTWNAIYEAAHTFARDEGLGAATVEAVAAQAGISRRTFFNYFPTKEDAILGTRLPWLDETVVERLTTSEEDELTRTVHAFVSVLRTALTEETAVRRREIVAQHPSLRGRLGQLITKVEELVREAMQEAAARREDAGDPASQEVLLMLSGVIIKHSFTQYFEGEPQAAADRGAAVEDFLEGSIAQFRTAILASGSFGEEQAR